TTAAGTTTTCAAAGTGATTGAAGTATAATGTCTACAATGAAACAGCAAGAATCATATGTCGAACGAGTTGACACCAACGATGTCATGGATATCGAAATGTCCAAGTCCATTGATATTCGTGGATTGGACGAGGCACAAAGAATCATTGGTCATGGCGAGCTACACGATCTCAATGTCACTGAAGAGGAAATGAGGAAAGTCGTTCGCAAGACCGATTGGGCCATTCTGCCCTACCTGGCGGTATGTTATATGTTCTACTATATCGACAAGACCACCCTGTCATACTCGGCCATCTTCGGCATGAAAGAAGACCTGAATCTGGTGGGCACCGAGTACAGCTGGCTGTCCTCGGTCTTCTATTTCGGGTACCTTTTCTGGGCCATTCCCACGAACTACTTTCTCCTTCGACTTCCTGTCGGCAAATACTTGGGTTTCAACATCATGCTATGGGGCGTCTTCCTCATGCTCCAAGCTGCTTGCAAGAGCTTTGCCAGTCTAACAGTTCTCCGAGTTCTCGGCGGAGCAGTCGAAGCCACTGCCGACCCTGCTTTCATGCTCATTACTTCCATGTGGTAAGTACACTTCCCGGGTGAcccctgcctccggcggctggggctgtgccccagacccccaggctcctctcgcttcgctcgagtcgttccgtaTACAGACCCCActcgctccgcgaagcggagtataaccagggtctggggcggatccccagccgccggagacaGGTCTCCGGCCCCCCTGAGACCGATTAGGCAGGTGGGGCCGGGCCGCGCATAACCGTTATTTCCCAGGGGGATCAGCTTTCTAACTGTGGGGTTTAGGTATACTCGTAAGGAGCAGCCCGTGAGAATTGGTTTATGGTATACTGCTAATGGTTTGGGTATTGCCGCCGGTGGTTTGATTGGGTATGGTATTGGTCATATTCCGTCGACCCATGTGGCTTCTTGGAGGTATgagtttattattgttggAGCCTGTTCTTTCTTGTGGGGTCTGTTGATGTACTTTATGCTTCCCAATTCTCCCGTTGATAACAAAATCTTTACtgagagagagaagcagattattattttccGTCTTAAGGATAATCTAACCGGTATTGAAACTAAAGTGTTCAAATGGAGCCAAGTTAAGGAAGTGTTTTTCGATCCAAAGACgtatttcttcttcctcattaGTTTCTTCGGTAACATTCCCAACGGCGGTCTTTCCAACTTCGGTACCCTGATTATTCAAGGTTTCGGTTTCTCTACTTTAGTCACTACTCTTATGCAGATTCCCAATGGTGCAGTCATTTCCGGATCTATTCTGTTAGCTGTGTTTTTGAATAACAGATTTAAGAACCGTCGTGTGCTGTTTGCTGTTCTGTTTATTATTCCCAACATAGTCGGTGCTTTTGGTCTGTACTTTATTCACGACAGTCACCGAATCGGCAGACTCATCTGTTACTACCTGACTGGTCCTTATAACGCAGCGTTTGTGCTACTGCTATCGGTGACCACTGCCAATACTGCCGGCCATACTAAGAAGGTCATGACCAATGCCATTCTGTTCATGGGGGTCTGTGTAGGAAATATTGCTGGTCCATTTTTCTACAAGACCGACCAAGCTCCTAAATACCCTCTTGGCATGGGTTCTCTCATCTTCTCCAATATTTCTGAGGCCGTGCTCATTGCCGTGTTGGGTCTACATCTCTACAGACAAAACAAGAAACGCGACAGAGACTATCCTGCTCAGGAACTCGACCATGATGGAACTGGTGCTTTCTTGGATCTGACTGATATCCAGAATAAGAACTTCAGATACATCTACTAGTTTGtgtattatattatattatctttttttgtaaTGACCTGTTTTCAATACATCTTCTGTTTCCACcgcatcttcttctacgggcacatgcctccggcggctggggctgcgccccagacccccggctcctctcgcttcgctcgagtaGGGCTTCGGGAGAGGGGGGTGTTCAGGGTCGGTGGATGCCTCCGGTAGCTGGGGCTACACCTtagaccccactgctcctctcgcttcacTCGAGTTGAGCTTCGGGAACCGGAATATCTTATTTCGATCCAGAAAAATCAATTGTGAGAGCTTCGTGCTGGCAAAAGCAGGTTACTTTACAAGTTTGACTGCTAGCTccagcttctgcttctctgCTAGCTCCACTTCTACTTTCGATTCTACAGCAACAGAATATAGAATTAAAGAGCAATCTTTTTCGTCGAACAACAGAATAAACCGACGAGAACCTCGCATTCTTCATTCCACCTGGTTTCTACTCAACCGAATACCAGCGAGTAGAGCGAGTCAACGAGCCAAACCATTCTACCGTGGAACGACGGAACCTGGTTTGTTTTCACAGCTGTTGACGTCTTCGACCAGATTACAGCATTGTGCACTTAGTTTTTGATAATCTCTGAAACAAACTCATCTGATTTAAACAAATCTAGAtcatgaaataaataatgatatcACGATGTCGGAATAAACCAATTATATAAATCCGAGCTTCACCGCACTCGTTTCCACCACAACCCAGTCTCTCAGCCGGTGTGGGGACCAcacgctcgactcgagcgaagcgagaggagccggggggtctggggcgcagccccagccgccggaggcaaacctACCCCCTGAAACTTGCACAGAacattacccctgagcacGGGTCCCGAGATGGCCCATGCCGCTAGCCCAAAGGGGCAAACAGTAAGCAAACAAAGGGTTAGGGTTCTGTTTGGGAGGATTGGGTTAGCGAGGAGGTGCTATTATTAGGTTGGTCGGTCGCGGTGCAGCCGTATAGTTAAAAAATTGCTGATCCTGGCTATGGTTGTTTGGGCGGGAGACGAATGCAGTATAATTCGCAATTGTTGAAAACAAGCTATTCCTGGTAGCGCCGGACGTGCTAGTACAAGAAGGTTTGGTGAACCGacagtttgttttttagtgtttatttttgcgAGCAGACCTGCTGACACGGcattttaattatttttttgtgtaCGATAGCTTATCTACGAGGTAGATACTGAGTGAGACCCATCCAACCGTTGATAGACGCCAGAACCCACTACCTGAGGGTCCTATTGATCGACTGATTTACACGAGGTTGGCTGCTTGACTGCTGCACAAACAAATTTGTTGCAACTTGGCTTGAGtgaaatttaaatttaGAGGTTCAGTTTATTAGAAACTGGGGTACTCTGAAGAAGTTACAGTAATAAGACGAGGGTTTCTCTAGTTTTGAGTAGAGAGTGGTAGTTCGATAAGAGTCTTATTGTAAAGTTTTCATTTGCAGTGTCGACCCTAGAGTTTGATTACTTGAAGTTAAGCTGGAATATCTGGTGTAGAATCATTTGACTATCTTTAGAATATCTTTAGAATATCTTTGGATTATCTGGATTACAGTATAGTAGACGACTAGACGACGAGGCTTCTGAATATTGGAGATTGAATTACTAGTCGGCAACATACTACTAGACTAGACTACAGTACTACTAGATAGCTAGACTACAATACTACAAGACAACTAGACTGCGACTGCGACTGCGACTGCTAGACTGTTTGGAAGACTACTTGAGTACAGGATAAAGTGCTTGAGAATAGTACTATAACTCTTCAACTCTACAATACTGCCACAACTCTGGAATAAGCAGTTTTGGAATTCTATTTTTGGATCTATTCAAAAATCGACACACTATCAGGGTTTCCAATTACACATAATTCACAAGACAGAAGTGTCATCATATTCAGTAAGAGCTAAAAAATGACATCCTTCACTCATAGACCACACTCTGTCAAGACTGAAatgctgatatcatcacTGCTATTAGCGACGTATGCCACTGTAGGATGtgcagctgctgaactAATGGCTGGTGATGTCACCGCAGTGATCTCACTACCTACACAACATCAAACAGGAGTACTCGACAGTTTAGCTATGCCTCTGGAGACCGGTGACAAAGCCCAGTTTGCCATTCAGATTCAAGACGTAAATAATCAAGTGCTGGATCAGGTCGACGACGCCATTAAAGTGGCAGTACCTTCAGTACTACCAACCAATATTCAAAAGAGAGCAGATACACCAGCTGTAGTAGCGTCGATTTCCGGCAATGGACAATCGGATACAAATCCTGCCCCGACGGCTTCACAAACCAATTCTGGCCCACCAGCCATGCCTTCTCTGAAGTCTACTGGTGTGCCTACACCTACAGTCACTGTTCCACCATTAGGAAATAATCCATTTATTAACGAGTCGAATCTTCCAGAAGGTACAGTATTTATTGCAGTTGGTGCTATTCTTGGAggaattgctgctgctttggTTGCTTGGAGAATCgtagctgctgttgaactGAGAAATTCTCTTAAACGAAGtgaagcagctgctttGTTGGCTGAGCAAGCCGAGCACAAAGTTCCTATTTTCAGTGCTGTCAACGCTGGAAAACGAGCTGGCCGTGATTCTTTCAATCCCAACTTGTCTTCAGAAAATCTTGCATTTGGTCCTAGCAACCGTAATACGATGATGTCGGGCCACAGTCTGTTCTTCTCTCCCACGACTGAGGTCATGAACATGGGTAAAGAGAGTGGTGGTACCAACAGTTTAGGCGGCTCCGTTGGCATTGGAGGTCTCAGTAGCTCCGgaactggtggtggttcgATGACAAGTAACCTTGGAGTCATGCCTGCACCTACTACCCGTTCCAGTGTGTATTTGCCATCCGGATACTATGGTGTTGGTAGTGCTCCAGGAGGAGGTGCAGGAAGTGCCGGTTCATTCACATCCCGTTCAGTCAGACCCACGTCCATGGCACCACGAGAAAGCATGTACGGACCAGGGTCTGTGGCCATGGATCAAATGTCCGAACGCCATAGCACCTACGACCGACACAGTACTTACGACCGCCAGAGCACCTACGGTCCTATCCAACCTCGTACCAACCCCAACAATCGTGCTCCTAGTGCGTATCTGGACGACTTGCTTGCCcaagacgaagatgacgatgaatAGGTACCcgttatatatattaatgcATAGATCCACCAGTGTCtagtctgcctccggctactggggctctgccccagacaaaccgtggctcctctcgctgcgctcgagcCGTTTGCTCGGGGTTCCAGTCAGCTTTTCGTCTCTCTACCAATCTTCCTATCTTGAGAACAAATAAAACGTATTCAAAGACAACGATCACCAACTCAGGATGCCAGAGTGAATGTGGCATTTCTCTTGTCTACACTCGTCACACTGAGTTCTTTATACCTGATAAACACGGTAAGGAGAGACGACTGCCTCCAATCAACTTAAATATGCAAAAGCTGGAGCGGCAGGTTAGGCCAAAGCTTGATCTAGGGCGTTTCCAATTCCCAGTGAATGGGGATCAATTGATGATTAAAGCGATGGAAAGTCAGTATCCTATCCTATCATAAGGAGTTCACCACAGTGAATGGAACTTTTGCCACGCTTCGATGTTACCCGAAGTGTGTGAGAAATCTTTTGTCTGCCGAAAAATTGGCATTTGAGAAGCCAACCGATGTTCAAGGAAGTACTACTCCCCATCTATACAAGGTATTAAATGAAGgtgaaatcaatatcattataACCGAACGTATGAATAACTACATTCCTATCATCGATTTTATGGGAAGATTGGGAAGTGAGCTCAAACGTCCGGATAtctcagttgaagaagaggtcaaGGTTCGTCGAGATCTACAGCTTTTGTATAAAACGGTCAAAGAGAACTACCAACACATACATGTGGGCGTATTCCACAAATATGGCAGAAAAGATGGTATTATGGTTcgtgctgctgatgatgttgtACTCACGAATTTCCAGTATAGTTTTACAAAAGTTGGTGAAAATGTTGACTTTTCAGTTGACTGGGAAAAATTGAAATTGCTGTTTAAGACAGTTGAGAACCACCCGAAGGAAGAGCCTCGaaaaaggagaaaaagaagatgttTTTATTAAAGAGTGTTGGATCATTGTTATCAGTTTTTAATCAGTATATTGGTGGGTCATTAATTTCTGAGGAATGGCGACGAGCGTGAATGGACAAGACTGGAGGGGTGGTGGCTGGTCTTCACATGCCGTCAAAGTCTATCTTCAACTACATCTAGAAGATGTTATTCACAATTGGCACCGTAACGGCTTGGTTTGAATTGAGACGGTCGGTGGCTACGGATATAATGCAAGGGAAGTAAGGAGATATGAATCAAGAGCTCTCTTTATTGATAGTTTTAATGCCCGATTGAACAGCGTCAGGGAAGAAGTCTATCAGTATTATTTTAGCTCAGATTATGCCGAAAATGATCTGGCCCGGAGAAACTCCTCCGTTCCGTCAGAGTTCAAGTCTTATGACACAGATGAATTACTCCCAAGTATATTTTTGACCATCTTTGTTTTAGGACCGTTGTTTACTTCTGAAGGTAGTAAATATGACATCAGTTATTATGAGTCGTACTTCGTGGACAAATTTACGCATCTCAACAAAAGgctgtattttttttcgtgGATGTAATCTTGATTGATTCCATCCACTCAATGAAGGACATAGATTTATCGGATTatgaggatgaggatgataCAATAGTGggattaatttattttcaatctAGGTCTGATCTGAATTTATGCTATGGTAGTCCACATTGGTATCAGGTAGTGGATGAGCTTCGGTTTCTTCTATTAAATTCCAATCTTACTCATTGCATAGTATCCAGATTTTATGAAACActcttcattgatatcattgGATACAAGGATGGTCGGCTGAATTACGATATATTCCGGCTTAATCACGACTCTACGGAACCTACAGTCAGACGCGCGATAGCAGCTTGTTTAGCATACTGGtcaaatgaagaagatcctGTCAAACGGGGTAAGTCCATTGTAATGGAGCTTAAGATGGAGCCGAATCCGTATTCAATTCTTCTTGCCGACCATGCCATGGAGGTTTCCGCGGTTAATATCATACGAAGTTAAAAAACAATCAAGCGAGCTTATTTTTATAATCTAGAACATAAGAATGATTTTTACTTATCTACAGATGGATTGACCCTCATACATTAAGAGCGGAAGTTGCTGATATACTTGTAGCTGGCTTTTCCTGTGTTTTGTACTTGAAAGTTTCCTGCCAGCGACTTGAGCATCATATTAATAATTGAAGTCCATGAATCCTTTCTAGCTCTCAAAGCGTCTTAACCTATTCCTAGTCATCAACCCAATCCTATTCCTTCAAAGCCATAATGACATTGATATCCcctttttatttatcgATGAGgaataatttcaaataGTCCAGATGGTTAGGATAACATTTTGCAATCACGCATCTAGCAATCTCTTTAAAGGTAGCCACAGCCTTTTCTCTAATGATCAATTCATCTCTATAGATGGGGATATACACTATAGTAGATTGAGCATTggttgtttttattttcgagCTAACTTCAAGTTGACTTGGCGTGAAATTAGTTTACATAGCACGGTTATTAGAAATGAAGAAATTAGTGTGAGGGCTTTTTTTAAACTTCTTCGTTCGAACCCAGCTCGACCCAGATGGCTCCTGAATCCCCGTATAAAGAGGACTCCCGATTCTCGACTCGAAcgaagcgagagaagccgagggggag
This is a stretch of genomic DNA from Sugiyamaella lignohabitans strain CBS 10342 chromosome C, complete sequence. It encodes these proteins:
- the DAL5 gene encoding allantoate permease (Allantoate permease; ureidosuccinate permease; also transports dipeptides, though with lower affinity than for allantoate and ureidosuccinate; expression is constitutive but sensitive to nitrogen catabolite repression; GO_component: GO:0016021 - integral component of membrane [Evidence IEA,IEA]; GO_component: GO:0016021 - integral component of membrane [Evidence ISM] [PMID 12192589]; GO_component: GO:0016020 - membrane [Evidence IEA,IEA]; GO_component: GO:0005886 - plasma membrane [Evidence IMP,ISS] [PMID 3275614]; GO_function: GO:0015124 - allantoate transmembrane transporter activity [Evidence IMP,ISS] [PMID 3275614]; GO_function: GO:0042936 - dipeptide transporter activity [Evidence IMP] [PMID 16429164]; GO_function: GO:0042936 - dipeptide transporter activity [Evidence IGI,IMP] [PMID 17693598]; GO_function: GO:0005215 - transporter activity [Evidence IEA]; GO_process: GO:0015719 - allantoate transport [Evidence IMP] [PMID 3275614]; GO_process: GO:0042938 - dipeptide transport [Evidence IMP] [PMID 16429164]; GO_process: GO:0042938 - dipeptide transport [Evidence IGI,IMP] [PMID 17693598]; GO_process: GO:0055085 - transmembrane transport [Evidence IEA]; GO_process: GO:0006810 - transport [Evidence IEA,IEA]; GO_process: GO:0042939 - tripeptide transport [Evidence IMP] [PMID 16429164]), which encodes MSTMKQQESYVERVDTNDVMDIEMSKSIDIRGLDEAQRIIGHGELHDLNVTEEEMRKVVRKTDWAILPYLAVCYMFYYIDKTTLSYSAIFGMKEDLNLVGTEYSWLSSVFYFGYLFWAIPTNYFLLRLPVGKYLGFNIMLWGVFLMLQAACKSFASLTVLRVLGGAVEATADPAFMLITSMW
- the THI73 gene encoding Thi73p (Putative plasma membrane permease; proposed to be involved in carboxylic acid uptake and repressed by thiamine; substrate of Dbf2p/Mob1p kinase; transcription is altered if mitochondrial dysfunction occurs; GO_component: GO:0005783 - endoplasmic reticulum [Evidence IEA]; GO_component: GO:0005783 - endoplasmic reticulum [Evidence IDA] [PMID 16850348]; GO_component: GO:0005789 - endoplasmic reticulum membrane [Evidence IEA]; GO_component: GO:0016021 - integral component of membrane [Evidence IEA,IEA]; GO_component: GO:0016021 - integral component of membrane [Evidence ISS] [PMID 10869563]; GO_component: GO:0016021 - integral component of membrane [Evidence ISM] [PMID 12192589]; GO_component: GO:0016020 - membrane [Evidence IEA]; GO_component: GO:0005886 - plasma membrane [Evidence IEA,IEA]; GO_function: GO:0005215 - transporter activity [Evidence ISS] [PMID 10869563]; GO_process: GO:0055085 - transmembrane transport [Evidence IEA]; GO_process: GO:0006810 - transport [Evidence IEA]; GO_process: GO:0006810 - transport [Evidence ISS] [PMID 10869563]), producing the protein MLPNSPVDNKIFTEREKQIIIFRLKDNLTGIETKVFKWSQVKEVFFDPKTYFFFLISFFGNIPNGGLSNFGTLIIQGFGFSTLVTTLMQIPNGAVISGSILLAVFLNNRFKNRRVLFAVLFIIPNIVGAFGLYFIHDSHRIGRLICYYLTGPYNAAFVLLLSVTTANTAGHTKKVMTNAILFMGVCVGNIAGPFFYKTDQAPKYPLGMGSLIFSNISEAVLIAVLGLHLYRQNKKRDRDYPAQELDHDGTGAFLDLTDIQNKNFRYIY